From the genome of Capsicum annuum cultivar UCD-10X-F1 chromosome 4, UCD10Xv1.1, whole genome shotgun sequence:
GCCATTAATGAAGCTATTGAAGTTGAGTGACATAGTGAGATCTTCTTCTTGAAAAGACACTGTGAAATGGCCATTAAAGTACtagacatttttttctttttggaaagTGAATGTTGTTATTCAAGTGGGAATTTTAGTGAACAAATGAAAACAATAAATTATACTTAAATATATTGTCTTTGCATGGATGAATATTTGTATGCTATCATGAAAAGATGGCAGGTGTACATTCGGAAAGACACTTGGAGCCACGTGGCAATAATCATGTTGGATTCACTTCATTATTGAACACGTTATCATACATCAATTATTATATTTGAACattttttaaagtagaaattGAATGTCTATCATATTTGATCAAGGAATAATATATAATTGTCCTTTTAATTTTGTCTTACCTGATACTTATGCTTTTCGATTTTGGGTGAATACAAGTAGATATTTAAAATTTGTATAAAGCTGAACCTGATTTTGGTTGGATACAAATAGATACTTAAACTCTGTATAAAATTGAACAGCCAGACACATCCTACACGCATGGTAATTTACGTagaagtgtctacttgtgcacgtTCGAAACTCGAGAGCATGCAGTTGAGACAAAGTTAAAAGGACATGTTTTTGTAGTGTGCCTTTGATCAACTGGATTAACGTATGTATTTCAAACTGTAAGGATACAACCTTCAAAGATTTATGCGGCAAcgactatcttttttttttaataatcatagtgTTTGGATCAACTTGTGTGTACTTCAACTAATTCCACGAGATACCTGCCGGCttccacctcccaccagcaatagGTACCATATAACTCTGTCCACAAAGCTATCACATATGAGAAGAAGTCACCTAATATTTGTCCGTTACGATTGAACGAGATCTCatgatgctcaacccaacttcattcAACCACTAGGTGCATACGACAATGGCTATCTTGAAAAAACATGGCTAGAAAGTGATCCGTTAGCACTATCACTGcaatttttcaaaagtaaaaactCGATCACCGAGTTAATAATCACCTAATGTTATATTTTGCCACATTATCGACCTCAAGCTCGGATAAAGGAGGAGGGTTGCAGACGATCAATCGAAAACAACCTGCTCTACCCATAAAGAGGGTTGTTATATTTTCCAACACTATTACCAGATGACATAAAACTTTTTGACATACAGAATATTCAAATCTTGTTATATTAGAAAAGGGTCAGATGTGCCAAAACCAGTAGCTCTTCAAGGAAAATGCATATGATTGTATGAAATACACTGGAAAACTTACAGCAAGGGCTTGGAGTTTCGTATTAGTCCGATGAATACATAAAACGAACGTATTTCCAACGACGTCTAGGTTGGTGTTTTGCCAGGAACTTTCTGTGCAATCCATCCTAAACCATCGTATAAACCGTCACCAGTCAGGGCACTGCAGGCTTGAATATGCCAATCGTGGTTCTTGATGCTATGAAGGGAAAGCGCATCGGTTATCTCTGCAGGGGTCATGGCATCTTTAAGATCCTGTTTGTTAGCAAAGACTAGTACAACTGCATTTGCCAAATCCTCATGTGGAAGCAACCTGAACAGCTCGTCTTTCATAGTGGAAATCCGGGCTCTGTCACTGCTATCGATAACTACAATAACAGCATGAGTTCCACGATAGTAAGTTGCCCACGATGTCCTCAGTCTTTCTTGCCCACCAAGATCCCAGACCTGATAAAACAGCGTAAAGTAGAAAGAAAGGAGTAAGATAAACAGAACTGTCCTCATCTAAGTTAACCTGCAGCTTTTTGTCAGTTGGAAAACACAAGGAGAAAATGGGAGAATAATGGTAACTTTTATTATAAGTACACATCAGAGTGCAAAATGTCGATGACGATCAAGAGGAAGAACTTGAATGGTATCACAAgttctctttcttatgtaacaAATGTGTTTTCACAACCATTAGATGTAAAAGAATTCCCTAGCTTCAAGAGGAAAATAGTATTTGCTTTAGAAAAATTCACGGTACCAAAGGAGAAGTACTATTTCTCATCAGTGGCTACTGAAGGCCATATGGGCAATACACTATCGATCATAAGAGTTCCTAACTAAGTTCACATAAAAGAGAAAATACTCATTGTCTGGTTGGAGAATAGCGCACTAATTAGATCAGCCTAGACCACAACTTCATATTACTCAATGTAACACCCATCCATAAACCCATTTTCACTACGTATAAACCTGCCTCAGCCCTAAAGCGTCAGCTAGAAGCAAAAGCATGTCATGCCCACTAAAATCCATCAGACTCTTAAGTGAACAACTATCCTCTGTTATTCTGGTTGTTAAGAGGTCCGGCAGAAGTATTTCTTTTTTATTGGGTAGGTTCGGCAGACCCCATCTGTGGGATTTCactcggtatgttgttgttattgggtAGGCTCGCAGAAGTATCTTCTTGGCTCTAGTATTACAGGTTCTGAGCAACAAAACAATTTTATTGAATGGGGTGAATGCAAGACAGTAAATTATACTGCAATCCGATGGCATCCATCCAATATGATTACCTACTTAGTGACCTTCAAAGGTTGCCATGCCATCCAATATGATTACCTACTTAGTGACCTTCAAAGGTTGCCATGTTAATAGCTGATGGTGTTGAGACAAACACATATGTAACTAGGACATATTTCACAAGTCACCCTTTACTTATAATAGTCAAGTCAAAATAAGATATTCAATTAGGGCAAAAGAAGTAATTTGGTCAAAGAAAAGATTGTAGATTTTGGGTGATTCAGAATATGGCTGTAGTCATGTTTCAAGGAAAATGCATCTTTTACTGCATTGTGGACAGTTCTATTTTCACAAATTAAAAGTCGTCGGAATAATTTCATTCAGAGAAAGTTAAAAATTCCAGTACTTGAGGCCCAAAAGGTACCATTaccctatgttgctcggactcttcaaaattgTCATCGGGTacatgtcggatccttcaaaagtagtgcatctTTTAAGGATCCGGCACAGGTACGGccacatttttggagagtccaagcaacttagtCGTTACCTGCTCTCAGGAAGTGAACTATTCTTCTTTATTAGGTTGCCTTTATGCCAATAAGATCCTTTAAACTGTTTAAGCAGATGAATGTCTCCCATTTGAGAGATATTGGATCAACAAAATTAACCCTTTTGATTAAAAGATACAAGAGCAACAGCAAAATACCACCGAATGAACTTCCACAAAGCATTGGGAAAAAGAAATAAAGCACTGCACAGAGATGGAAAAGAATGAGAGATATAATTAGCATCACTGTGACCACGTCAGTTAATAATCTTATTGCGGACATCACAGGTTAATCCACTGGGACAGACAAAAGATTGGTACTAAGGTTAAAAGTGAATAAGGGTAGAAGAGTGAGCCCATTATCCACCGCGTTTCGAACCGTGCACTACTAGCCCTCAGGGATTTCTCGGTTATCAGAAAAAAAGAACATTATCATGTAAACCACGCAGACAAGGTGTTAATTATTCTAGGAGGACACcattatgaagaaaaagaatagcACTTAAGATGATTACACAAGTTGTAATCATGAAAATAAAGCTGCACATTAGAAACCTACTTCAGCTGTTTAATATTTCCTGTTCTACATCAGACAGCAAAATAATTGAATAGCAAGACATGGGACTGGAAGAACCACTCGATCACTCATCACAAAAGATTCAATTATGAACTACCCAATCTAAGTATTTTCATAGACAGTTCTTTAACCTTATCCCGGGGCTGAAATAACTGAAGTCAACGGATCGCGCCCAATATTCTACCCTGACATCCAATTAGCCCAGTCCTATTGGGATGTTAACTGTTGCTGCATTACACGATTACATACAAGTTATAGTATATTGTATGGAAAATGTTTGGAATTAAATGGTGATGCCAAAAATATCGGACAGATGTCCCTAGACTAGAAATTAAGGAGGAGGTAGAAGGACTGAAGGAGAGCATGAGAAGTTACTAATTTGGTGCTCACGTAGACTCTATGGACAGAGAGAAAATAGAGGAGTATTTAGGGTGATCTTGACAAGGCAAAAGTCATTTTTATGAGGAACCCATTTTC
Proteins encoded in this window:
- the LOC107868471 gene encoding ADP-ribosylation factor-like protein 5 isoform X1 is translated as MGGFISRFWFMVFPAKEYKIIVVGLDNAGKTTTLYKLHLGEVVTTNPTVGSNVEELVYKNIRFEVWDLGGQERLRTSWATYYRGTHAVIVVIDSSDRARISTMKDELFRLLPHEDLANAVVLVFANKQDLKDAMTPAEITDALSLHSIKNHDWHIQACSALTGDGLYDGLGWIAQKVPGKTPT
- the LOC107868471 gene encoding ADP-ribosylation factor-like protein 5 isoform X3, whose protein sequence is MGGFISRFWFMVFPAKEYKIIVVGLDNAGKTTTLYKLHLGEVVTTNPTDGNNVEELVYKNIQFEVWDLGGQERLRTSWATYYRGTHAVIVVIDSSDRARISTMKDELFRLLPHEDLANAVVLVFANKQDLKDAMTPAEITDALSLHSIKNHDWHIQACSALTGDGLYDGLGWIAQKVPGKTPT